The window ACAGCTAAACAACAGAAGACAAATGTCTGATTAGTTCATTATTAGTGTCCAAATGCTTTGCTTTGGATTTGTGCATCATGTTGACACCATTTGCAACAAATTATAAATCTACTGTACCTGTCTGAAGTTTCCTGATTTTAACAGCCAGAATGACGACTATAGTGAGGAAAACAGCCAGACCAGATAGGATCACACTCATTAGGTTTCTCATTCCATCAGGTttttctaaaagaaaaaatcatAGAATTAGATTCTggtttttaatgataaattttaatgataaatgaCTGACTCTATGGTAACTTGCACAATGAAACACATCTTAAGGGAGAAAAGAAGAACCTTACTTTCAGTCTTCAAATCCACTTCATCATCAGAGTCACCACTACCTTTTTTAGAGAAAGAGGGGGATAAACTCATCTGAGACATATTGGTTTCTTGTTGtctttatacagtatttatattaCTGTGACATTATTTTTTAGATATATGGTGAATCTAATGGAAAATTATATGTCTGAAAGAGGTAAGGCTTGACTACAATCTTACCTggaacatttaaatgtgttgcaCTGGCAATGACTGTATGTGTCTTCATGTAAAATCCACAGAAATACAGTCCAGAGTCAGATAAATCCacttttttgattttaagaAAGACAGTGGAGACATTGGAGCTCATTTCAAATCTTCCATTTTGAAATCCGTGACAGAATGAAGCATTCCCATCAGACTTGAACATGGAGGAGATACAGCTGGGCTTGGTTCTGTTGATCAGTCTGAACCAGTCTGTCTGAGTTGGAGTTCTGGAAATGTTGGAGCACAGCAGAGTGACTTCTTCTCCACGCTGGACCTCCACAGTCTGAGACTCAGAAACTGAGTCAGAGATCCAGcctgaaacaaacagcagagacaaCAAGAGATTTATCCTTGAGTGGATAATGCAACAGTTACTGTAAtgaggcaacaacaacaatttacaattttAAATTGTGGTTGTTACATTATTTGGTGCTGAGAATAACCAAGTGCCAGTACTTACTGAGGCTGCAGAGAAGGAAAGCTGTTATCAAGGTAAAGCTCCTCATTGTGCATTTAATGGTGTCACTGCAAGATAAGTCTGTACTACTGTAAGTAGGACTTATAAGCACTACTACTGAGCTCTTATAAAGGGGTTTAGAGAGGCGGGGcgtcttttgtttttcatctttccGCTCACACTGACCTATCAATGCATGCCTTTGCATATGTATTTAAGTTTCGAGCTAATTTCTAACAACATAAACTCTGAATTATGACTTCACATGAGTCTCTACAGTACCACGTTATATCTGTGTCAGATGCAGTTTGAGACCAAGCAAGAACCTCCTGGTCTGACAATTAAAGCCATGCAGAAgtaacttaaagaggtggtattatgctcattttcaggttcaaaatcctatttaggagTTAGGAGGAGTTAGTTTAGGAGTAAAACAGGTTTACacggtttaattttcaaaagacagtcagagcagacagagagagacaaacaggtgtgggtgtgtgcttctgtgtctgagaggaaaagcaaggtgagatGATTAGCCTAATGTGGTTTgttgttggattaaacacaaaaGTAAGTTGGAGAATAAGaagaattaaaatgtaatattttcagcTCCTTGTGCTAGTGTTATTTTCtaatcaatgtttcattatgaccataAAATTGAATGGACCCCAGTGAGAATAgaacatttatactggtgctgatgaggttccaaataaaaatagatttttgaaataaatagttacaaaaatgtttgtgtatgctgtcaattaTATCAGAAACGGCCAAAATTTGAATCGGCAGatcagaccttttaaaaaaatcagtaactggaatcagccaggaaaaatgtaatcggtgcatctcttactacagcgataatcctgtgtgtgaacCGATATTAGGCTGATACGGTAGATCTACTGTTGGGTTGGGTTTTGCGCATTATGATGTTAAGTGGCAGATCAGTTGGCCTGCTGTCGTTAATATATATAtggagatagagagatagagagagatagatagatagatgtatatataaaaatggactAGAGCGgaaaatatggatctgatgcaatgctactaAACAAGCAATCACGGTGAGAGGGCTTATATGCAGAGACTGtgggatatatggatgcttcgaaacccatcatcaacactgacaaagaaacaactcctagctcagtgttctaacatccGCAAACGGCAACTCCTATCACAACTACAGATTGATGAGGTGCAACAAATATGCTACGTCAAGGGGGAGCCAGGACGACAGGTCAGCGGGgagatgtcatcatcatccccacactcagagattGGGTCCCAAGCCCCAATAACAACAAGCCCTTTCGGCACAGAATCGCTCAACATAAGCGCGACTGACGATTGAAGATCATAACCAAGCTGGACCCCCAAGTACAGCgaccaagattgccaaggctaaATGACAaagtggggcggctgtggctcaggaggtagagcgggttggccgttaatcggaaggtcggcggttcaatccctggctccccctgcgtgtcgaagtgtccttgggcaagatactgaaccccgacatgagtgagtgtgaatgttagtttccgtttgagcacttaggctcactGTATGAATGGGTCGAAAAGActtgctatacaagtacggaccATTTACAAAGTACCCAGTaagtctgctagaagatgtagcactacatactatccctactaaagccataaCCGAGACCAATAAGCTGATGtacgccacagcaacagtgatcctaTACACGCTAGGCTATAATATGAGCAGCACaagccacaaagagcattaCCCCCCATCAAGGCAACACGAGGAGAGGTTAGTCAGctctcagagctacagaaaggtgcaaggaaggtgctacctaagaaatacaacaacctgtcgatacctgaggctctggagactgccaaacaaagacttaatgcccgcctaaagagatacaagggagaagcaggagccaggagaataaactgcactccatgaacgcctggcagcacaaatgaaccaattgctgatggatgggacccacccagagTGGTTAACTCTATGAtggacagtcctgatcatgaaggacccccagaagggaacaatcccatccaactacctgccaataacctgcctctgcacaacatgggaGCTCCTGTCAGAcatcatagcggctaagatgagtaggcacgtggctcaatacatggacagggcccagaagggaatgggtagtaataccaggggagccaagcaccagctactggttaatagagcagtcactcgagactgcaagaccaggcagaccaatctgtgcaatgcctggattgactacaagaaagcctacgactcaatgccacatacatggatactggaatgcttggaaatgtacaagatcaacaggacactaacagccttcatcaagaactctATGGGGCtgtggaagccaactcaaagccaattgcacaagtcaccatcaagtgcggcatataccaaggCGATGCACTATCNNNNNNNNNNNNNNNNNNNNACTACTACTGAGCTCTTATAAAGGGGTTTAGAGAGGCGGGGcgtcttttgtttttcatctttccGCTCACACTGACCTATCAATGCATGCCTTTGCATATGTATTTAAGTTTCGAGCTAATTTCTAACAACATAAACTCTGAATGATGACTTCACATGAGTCTCTACAGTACCACGTTATATCTGTGTCAGATGCAGTTTGAGACCAAGCAAGAACCTCCTGGTCTGACAATTAAAGCCATGCAGAAgtaacttaaagaggtggtattatgctcattttcaggttcaaaatcctatttaggagTTAGGAGGAGTTAGTTTAGGAGTAAAACAGGTTTACacggtttaattttcaaaagacagtcagagcagacagagagagacaaacaggtgtgggtgtgtgcttctgtgtctgaggggaaaagcaaggtgagcagattagcCTACTGTggtttgtgattaaacacaaaaataagttGGAGAATAAGAATTaagaattaaaatgtaatattttcagcTCCTTGTGCTAGTGTTATTTTCtaatcaatgtttcattatgaccataAAATTGAATGGACCCCAGTGAGAATAgaacatttatactggtgctgatggggttccaaataaaaatttgaatcagcaggtcagaccttttaaaaaaatcagtaactggaatcagccaggaaaaatgtaatcggtgcatctcttactacagcgataatcctgtgtgtgaacCGATATTAGGCTGATACGGTAGATCTACTGTTGGGTTGGGTTTTGCGCATAATGATGTTAAGTGGCAGATCAGTTGGCCTGCTGTCGTTAATATATATAtggagatagagagatagagagagatagatagatagatgtatatataaaaatggactAGAGCGgaaaatatggatctgatgcaatgctactaAACAAGCAATCCCGGTGAGAGGGGTTATATGCAGAGACTGtgggatatatggatgcttcgaaacccatcatcaacactgacaaagaaacaactcctagctcagtgttctaacatccGCAAACGGCAACTCCTATCACAACTACAGATTGATGAGGTGCAACAAATATGCTATGTCAAGGGGGAGCCAGGACGACAGGTCAGCGGGGAGATGTCATCGTcatccccacactcagagattGGGTAACAAGCCCCAATAACAACAAGCCCTTTCGGCACAGAATCACTCAACATAAGGGCGACTGACATACGATTGAAGATCATAACCAAGCTGGACCCCCAAGTACAGCgaccaagattgccaaggctaaatgacaaagtaccctctgaaagtctgctagaagatgtgaatgcagcactacatactatccctactaaagccataaCCGAGACCAATAAGCTGATGtacgccacagcaacagtgatcctaTACATGCTAGGCTATAATatgaacaccacaagccacaaagagcattacccccatggaggagaaggctagaggccaagatcaaggcaacacgacgagaggttagtcagctctcagagctacagaaaggtgcaaggaaggtgctacctaagaaatacaacaacctgtcgatacctgaggctctggagactgccaaacaaagacttaatgctctggctacccgcctaaagagatacaagggagaagcaggagccaggagaataaaccagatgttctccaccgaaccatccaaagtgtactctcagtagcagggtaataacacaagatcagatccacccagggctgagactgTACAGTACTGGAAGCacatatgggagaaagaggcatcccacaacaccaatgctcagtggctagtggatctaagaacagatcacagcaatctcccagaacaagaaCCAGTGACCATTTCAACAGCAGAaatccaagaaagagtggcaggtatgaagagctggacaggcCCTGGCATGATCCACACCGACTGGCagaagaaactaactgcactccatgaatgcctggcagcacaaatgaaccaattgctgatggatgggacccacccaAAGTGGTTAACTCTATGAtggacagtcctgatcatgaaggacccccagaagggaacaatcccatccaactacctgccaataacctgcctctgcaaaACATGGGAGCTCCTGTCAGAcatcatagcggctaagatgagtaggcacgtggctcaatacatggacagggcccagaagggaatgggtagtaataccaggggagccaagcaccagctactggttaatagagcagtcactcgagactgcaagaccaggcagaccaatctgtgcaacgcctggattgactacaagaaagcctacgactcaatgccacatacatggatactggaatgcttggaaatgtacaagatcaacaggacactaaNNNNNNNNNNNNNNNNNNNNgaggtagagcgggttggccgttaatcggaaggtcggcggttcaatccctggctccccctgcgtgtcgaagtgtccttgggcaagatactgaaccccgacaTGAGTgggtgtgaatgttagtttccgtttgagcacttaggctcagtgtatgaatgggtcGAAAAGActtgctatacaagtacggaccATTTACAAAGTACCCAGTaagtctgctagaagatgtagcactacatactatccctactaaagccataaCCGAGACCAATAAGCAACAGTGATCCTATACATGCTAGGCTATAATATGAACAGCACaagccacaaagagcattaCCCCCCATCAAGGCAACACGACGAGAGGTTAGTCAGctctcagagctacagaaaggtgcaaggaagGTGCTACCTAAGAAAAACAATAGATAGCTGAGGCTCTggagactgccaaacaaagacttaatgctctggctacccgcctaaagagatacaagggagaagcaggagccaggagaataaaccagatgttctccaccgaaccatccaaagtgtactctcagtagcagggtaataacacaagatcagatccacccagggctgagactgaacagtactggaagaacatatgggagaaagaggcatcccacaacaccaatgtggctagtggatctaagaaccAGTAACCATTTCAACAGCAGAaatccaagaaagagtggcagctatgaagagctggacatcACCAGGCCCTGGCagaagaaactaactgcactgcatgaacgcctggcagcacaaatgaaccaattGCTGATGGATGGGAACCACCCAGAGTGGTTAACTCTATGAtggacagtcctgatcatgaaggacccccagaagggaacaatcccatccaactacctgccaataacctgcctctgcacaacatgggaGCTCCTGTCAGAcatcatagcggctaagatgagtaggcacgtggctcaatacatggacagggcccagaagggaatgggtagtaataccaggggagccaagcaccagctactggttaatagagcagtcactcgagactgcaagaccaggcagaccaatctgtgcaacgcctggattgactacaagaaagcctacgactcaatgccacatacatggatactggaatgcttggaaatgtacaagatcaacaggacactaacAGCCTTTATCAAGAACTCTATGGGGCtgtggaagccaactcaaagccaattgcacaagtcaccatcaagtgcggcatataccaaggcgatgcactatccccgctgctgttctgcatcggcctgaaccccctcagccagatcatcacaaagactggctacggatactgtttccgaagtggaacaaccatcactcacctcctctacatggatgacatcaagctgtatgccagaaatgagcgagacatcgtctcactgatccacactaccggGATCTACAGCAATGACATTGAAATGTCGTttggactggacaagtgtggtcgcatggtatcaaaaagagggaagatgatcagaagtgaccagaaggccacattgcagatgttcaggacagctacaaataccttggggctTTGACATTCTTCTCTTCTAACAAAAACATCTTCAGGTTTTTTTCTCAAAGCCCAAAATCTCTCCAGGACCCTTTGCTCTGTGCAAATGCATACAACAATCAGCAAGCATGTGAATATAGGTGTGTGTGCATTGGGGGTGCGTGGAGGGCAATAGAGGCGGGGAAGAGCGAGGAAAATTGCACATGTGGCGCGCAGAGCTTAAGCAAGGGTGAGGACCCAAAATGGCGGGCACAGCTGGAGTTTAGGCTACATGCTGTGGTTTCCATATGTTGAGTGAGAATGTGAGTAAAGCgtgtaaatgtgtatgtgtgtgtaggctaGTAcaggaaaatagaaaaaaggCAGATGGGTAACAGTGgtggattgaacccaggtctctcacaccaaaggcatagtcttatccactgctccatcgccaccCATAAATGCAGTAACTGCCACTTCATCACACAGGAACCGGCGGTGAAATCACTACAATAAAGCTTCAGGTCACAAAGACACAGTTAGAAACCTATCTCTGCCAAGACACATGTGAAATCGCTATTGTAGTGATATAACGCATCAGTCCATCCAGGTAATCCGGCCGAGTCCTTTTCTGCTTGGATATATTTTTTTGGACGATAGCTGCGGTGCTGCACTGATTCTCTTTAGCAGTCGAGGCAAACAGCGGAGTTTGTGTAAAGTGATTAGTAGTGATTTAGCAATGGCACAAGAGATTGGTATACATTTATGAAaatatctgttttcttgttctgTAAGAATAGCAATGCTTTTAAAATTGGTGTTGTGGAGACTTTTTTCTCTACTCATACAGACACTGTTACCACAGGGGGCTGGTCTATTCTATTGTTTTTCTCCCTCACTATTTTTCCAAAAAGTCTAAATACAGCAAGTACTTTAATTGTGTTATAAGCTATTCTCTTTCCTTTCAAGTAAAGTGTACCTCAGTCACTCCTCCCTCCTCAGActatctcactctctctgtaAGTGACAGACATCAGTGTCCTTTCTGACTCCTCGTCCATCACACATAAGCatgctcttttctctctcagagTAAAGGCAGACAAAATAATGGAGACAGATGCTTTGACCGAGAGAGACATGAGTGAGAAAGTTAAAAATAACTCTAATTTAATTTGACTCcttccacacacaaaaacacaacagcagtttattttgaaaaagcaTCAGTTCCACTCTGAACTGCAGTTTCAGTTGCTTTCTGAGTCTATCTGGTGGCAGCATACACAACATTTGTCTCCACTTCTCTCTCAGATGCAGGCCTGCggtttatttttgcttttggcTGGAAGCTTAGAGCTGTGTAGTTCAGGTCATCTGAGTCCAGATTCTAGAAATCAAAGTATATAGTCACATATTGTATCACACACACCGCTGAGTTGCCAAAAATCCACAAACTGGTGGATTTGTAGGTTCTACAACAAAGGAATAATTTAAACTAAgatgattttaaatgttaaaacatgattttaaatacaATCCCTGCTGTTTTTCACAATTTAAGCTAAACCTCAGACTGTTTTAAATCACTTTAAACAGTAGGATGAAGTGCTCCACCTTACAGCAGTcacatttgaattttaaaataacaattttgcaactgttttttgtttgtcactGTACTACAAACAATTACATGCAACTTTATAACCATAACACACAgttaatataaatgaataatgtgTTCACCTTGTTTCCTTCTGGATGCGGTTCTTCATTCACAGCTAAATGGTAGATAACAAACTTTAATTATTATTGAACATATACTTTACTTTGGACTTGTGCATCATGTTAACACCATTTACAAGAAGATGTGCAAAAAATTATCTCTGTATAATCTACTGTACCTGTAAGTTTCCTGATTTTAACAGCCAGAACAATGACGACTATAGTGAGGAAAACAGCCAGACCAGCCAGGATCACACTCATTAGGTTTGTAATTCCATCAGGCTCCTCTACAAGAACAATTATAGAATTAGATTCTCTTTTCTAATCTGGTTTTAGACATGGTTGAGATTGAAATTATTGACTCTAAAATATTTGCACAATGAAACAAATCTTGAGAGAGGAAAACCTTACTTTCAGTCTTAAAAGCCACTTCTTCACCAGATTCAccattatctttaaaaaaaaacatgagttAAATAATTTCACATGTATTGTCTTTTAGTTTATCTTTATGCTGTCaactacttacttacttattacATGTGAGataaactataaatatgatGAGAAAATGAGATCTCTGAAAAAGGAAAGGCTTGAACACAATCTTACCATTAACACTTAAATGTGTTGCACTGGCAATGACTGTATGTTTGCCTGTGTAAATTCCACAGAAATACAGTCCAGTGTCAGAGAAATCAACTTGTTTGATTTTAAGAAAGACAGTAGAAATGTTGGCGCTCATTTCAAAtcttccatttttaaatccatGACAGAATGAAGCTTCGCCATCAGACTGGAACATGGAGGAGATACAGCTGGGCTTGGTTCTGTTGATCAGTCTGAACCACTCTGTTGTAGTTGGGTCTCTGGAACTGTTGGAGCACAGCAGAGTGACTTCCTCACCAGACTGGACCTCCACAGTCTGAGACTCAGAAACTGAGACAGAGATCCAGcctgaaacaaacagcagagacaaGAAGACGTACTTAATAGAGTATAGAGATAATGTTTACATGACGGTAAACGTTATCTCTTAACAAATGTCAGGAAGTTAGTAATTTGAAGCTGGGAGTAATTCAGTGGCAGTACTTACTGAGGCTGCAGAGGATGAAAGCTGTCATCAAGGTAAAGTTCATCATTGCGCGTATGACTGAAGCTCTGCAATGTCCGTAAATGAAGTGTTCCCAACGAAGGGCGTTCTCAATGCAAAGAGGCGGGCTGTTTTTTGTTGCTTATCATGTTGCTCAAACTGACTACATAGATGCTTTCAGGAGTGTTGAAGCAAACGTTAAACCTCACAGAATACAAGTCAAAGTtatatttcagaaaatgttCATTCACAATAACCTTCACaccaaaatacatacaatacaatcaACAAAGATAAGGATAAGGTAGCTGAGAGGTGTGATGTGTAGAGTCACAGCAAGATGCTCAATTTGAGATGAAAGTTAACATGTTAATGTCAGACAATATTTAGATATTTCCTACAGATGGGAATGTGTTCTGTAGGTAAGCCTGGATGAAACATTGGAAGCGTAGTCCACCTGTGGCCCTGAACCTAGCTGCCACACATTGTGATGTGATTTAACAGGAACCTGTAGTGTCCTATTGTCATGCTTTATTAATGGATGCTGCTCTCTGTGAATGCTGTGTCTGGAGGCTGAGATCAGGGGACTGTGGTGACCTGAGTGTTCCTGGACACATTTGTAGATGATTCTTACACTATTACAGTGATCATTGGTGAAAGTAGCCTTCTTCTTTGGGGTCTATAATGGCCATGGGTGGATAAATCTGACCTGGATAAAGCCTGGTCTATGATGTTAATGTACTCTGACATCAATGTATTGATCCACTGTAGATGACATTAGTGGTCACATGTTAGAAATTTATGGCTGTGGCAGTTATGTGTGTAAAATcgtacaaaaaaatacaaacccaTGGCATACTCAAGTCTTCCTGTGGTAGAAACTACCCCACTTTGTCTTTCCAAATATAGCTACATGACCAAGGCTAGGCCAGAGTTTACCTTTTCTTTTAGACTTACTGTACAAATGTATGACTTTAGAAGCGTCACAATTTTCCCCTAAGTTGTGCTCAGACTCTTTCTGTCAAACAAGTGACGTGTACATCACCCTTCTCTATGTCAATCTAAACAATCATCTGTGTCCAAATGGCAAGGTGAAAGGAACATATAGAAAGAGATGGGacaaatatagaagaaacaaaactaatcattaaaaaaaaagttgcgTTTGAAGTTGCCCTGATATAGTACTGGTAGGGAAAATCAAAATTAGGGTGTAACAtaagaaaaaacacaatctACTCTGACCAAGAAAGATCCCTGACACCTGCCAGTCACCAGCTGCAGTGCTGCAGCTCTGTTCTCTGTGCTGTCACTGCTGACCGTGACAACTATGTTGCAGTAATTAAAACGGTGGTCTCATTTACATATCGTCTGTGCAGAAACCATTCTCAGTCATAGCAGATTGCTCTTTTCCCACTCACTTAAAACCATACCAACCACAACTCTACCACCCAGTGAGTTTATATTTGTAACATTCTACCTGTAACAAATGTTCTGAGCCCGTACAGCGATATGACCTTATAGCTGAACCTGAAGAGCATGTTTGGTATTTTAGAACTTGTTTCAATGCACATGTTGCAAACATAGAAGGATAGACAAGGACAGATAAGAGTTGCATTTACAGGATCCTGTGCAAGTCAAGCTCTACAAGGTACCTTGGTTGATGAAAACTAAGCCTAAGACAGAAAAGACAATTGAGAACCAAGGTTTTTGTTGAGGCAATGCCACTTATTATTGTTGTGGGCCAAACTCTACACTATACgcagattaatttattaaaatgaaggGGGACAGACTTGCCCCTCCTCCAAGTGTGAATGGCAGAGAGATGCGCCAGGTAGCTCCATGTCCAGGAAGCCCCTGCGGCCAGGAAGCAGGACTGCAGGAGATTAAAGGTGTGAGGAATTAATTGCAACTGTTAGTTTAGGACTTATTAGTACATGTTGCCTGGCTTCAATCACTTACCATTGCCATTATTTTGTCTTCTGTCTGATTTCATCACTACACCTggggcctgtactacgaagcaagttcaacatataAAGGATATCTTTTTGTTATCTGGCTTATCTAACCCTAACGATCGCATTCGGGA of the Micropterus dolomieu isolate WLL.071019.BEF.003 ecotype Adirondacks unplaced genomic scaffold, ASM2129224v1 contig_12680, whole genome shotgun sequence genome contains:
- the LOC123966093 gene encoding uncharacterized protein LOC123966093, with protein sequence MRSFTLITAFLLCSLSWISDSVSESQTVEVQRGEEVTLLCSNISRTPTQTDWFRLINRTKPSCISSMFKSDGNASFCHGFQNGRFEMSSNVSTVFLKIKKVDLSDSGLYFCGFYMKTHTVIASATHLNVPGSGDSDDEVDLKTEKKPDGMRNLMSVILSGLAVFLTIVVILAVKIRKLQTAVNEEPHPEGNKNLDSAALRFLPKTIRSRRPASEREVETHVIYAASR
- the LOC123966094 gene encoding uncharacterized protein LOC123966094 — encoded protein: MMNFTLMTAFILCSLSWISVSVSESQTVEVQSGEEVTLLCSNSSRDPTTTEWFRLINRTKPSCISSMFQSDGEASFCHGFKNGRFEMSANISTVFLKIKQVDFSDTGLYFCGIYTGKHTVIASATHLSVNEEPDGITNLMSVILAGLAVFLTIVVIVLAVKIRKLTAVNEEPHPEGNKNLDSDDLNYTALSFQPKAKINRRPASEREVETNVVYAATR